The Jatrophihabitans sp. genome segment ATTGCCCGGAGGTGCCGGCGCGGCTGCTGTGCCGATGCAGACGAATGCCGTTCGCCGAGGCGTTCGGCATGGACCCGGAGACGCGCCTTCCCGCCGACTACCTGCGAGCAATCGCCTCGCCGGAGGACTGCCGACAGTACCTCGCGCGAGAGCGGCCGCAGCCCTTATGGCTCGGCTCGGGCGAGGTTGCCGTCCTGTCATCAGCGATTTTCGACAACGACGCCTGGGTGACCGTCGCCCAGATCGCAGACACCGTCACTCACGACGCCGACCGAGTGTCGAGCATCATGCGCCGCCTCGAAACGAAGGGACTGGTCGAGCGACATGACACCGGCGAGTCCCCTCGCTGGAACCCGCGCATGTGGCACCGTCTGCGCATCCTGGATGAGATCGAGTTCGAGCATCGCGGCCGCTGAAGGTTTGGCGCTGGCTCGGCGGCACGGCCCCGGTCAGCCGTCTGGTCGCATTGCACGAGAGCGAATTTCGGCGTCGTGACAAGGCCAGGCGCGCTCCGACAATCGGGTGCCGAGCTTGACTCGTGTGGACGCCGAGGGAGGGGTGCTCGCTGCAGCCCTGCGCCGTACGGGGCCAATTGAACGTGCCCTTACTCAACGTATCGGCGCGCGTGACTCAGGCCTTGAATGCCGCCTTCAACTTTTCGCCAGCGTGCATGTCGTCAAGGTCAACGACCGTCGCCGTCTTCTGGAGAAGCTTCACCAGCGATGCCGGGCGGTTCGAGATGTAGTGATCGACGATCGCTACCTTCTCAAACTGAGCTGGAACATGGTCAAATTTCCAGAGTGAGCCCGAGACGACATCGTCGCCAGCGCCGCGGAGGATCGTCTGCGCAACCGCAACGTGTCCGTTCTGCCACGCGTACGGGAACGTGAGCTCAACGTCGGGTTCGCCAACTGCCTTGACCTTGAAGCGCCGGCGAAGATGCGTCGAGTCGAGGATCCCTGCAGCGCGGAGCGCACGTTCGACTGGCCGGTCTTGCAGCGCTTCATCGGCTTCGGGCGGCAGGACGAGCTGCTCGAAGTAGGTCTCGGCGAGCTCGGCGACCGACTGGTGCGACTCGCCGATGAACTCAGCGGCTGTAAAGATTGGGTAAGACGGGCGCTGACGGCTGAGCAGCAGGTCGATGCTCTCGTCCGCCTCATACGAGGCAATCGTTGAGAGCCAGAACTCGCGCCACTGCTGGTATGTGTCGTCGACATGTTTGAGAGCAGCGTGCTCGCGGCCGCGTGTCACGCTTGGATTGAGCGTTTTGATCTCGACATGGTGCCCGTCGGTGATGATGACGCCCACGTTGCGCGGCTCATGACGACGCGGGTCGACGACGCACTGAATCAAGAAGACCCGCCGCACGGCTGGAGCCGACAGGTTGCCGACGGCCCAGTCGGCGCCTTGCATATCGAGCGCGCTCATGAGGTGGTCCAGTCTGCATTGGGGATGGCCTTGAACTCATCCTTTGCGGCACGGGCGAGGTCCTCGATGGTGTCTCGCCGATGCTTCAGGAAGTCGGCCAACGCGGCAGCGTCGGTCGAAGTGAAGGCTGGAGTAACCATTGCTGCCTCCTCGCAGATCTCGTCGATCGCAGCATCACTCAGTATGGTCCGCAGACGCTGGCACCACGCCAGTATCCCTTGCACAGAGGCCACGTGATCGAGCAGTACGCATCGGTTGCTCTCTGGTAACAGTGCGCCGTCGATGACCAGTTTATCCGTTATGCTACTCAAATAGTCAGCGACCGTCGGGTGACCAAAACGCACCAGGGCATGGGAGTGGTCAAACACTTCGAGGCGGTCGCCTGGCGCGGGCCCCCCAGCGGCGAGAACTGGCCCGGCGGTGAGCGCCAGGTTGCCGCCGTGACGATCGCTGTTGGCGATAAGGATGTCGAAAACGACGACACCGGCAGCAACATTAGGCAGCGCCGCCACGGCCTTGCCGGCGTTGACAGGCGGGAGCGCTCCTGGGGCGTTCAGGAAGCTCATCGTAACCCAGCCCGCACCTATAGCCGGCGCAGGGGTCGGTATCAGCATTCCCGGTGGAACCGGTAGGCCGATGAGCGCGCCGATGCGCGCAGCGACGAGTTCATTGACCACGACGTAGGGATTGTCGTCCGGTTCGGATACCTTCGCGTAGCCGAACAACTCGACGTAGCGCGTGCCGCTCACCCCGGTGCCAACAGGGCCGTGCCACACCCTTACGTAGTACAGGTGCGATGCAGGGCGCTCGGCTGCCATAGCCGGCGCAGGCGCCGCGGCGGTAGTACCACTGGAACCGGCCGGTGCACCGCTGCTGGCCATGGGACCCGTCCCCGAGCTCATCGACACCTCCATGTGGCCTATGCGACCACAGTTCATGATCAGCACGCTCTCCGGGCGCATGCTACGGCAGCGCACGAGTTGACCGCCTGACGATCGCCAGGGTGACCGAGTGTCGTATTTAGCCGACATTCGGTCCAGGGAGTCCGGACCCGAGCCGCGCACCGAACTGCGCGACGAGCCGTCGTCCCCATGGGGCCGCGCTGCACCCGCTTGCGGCTCCCCGGCTGGCCGAACTCCGGCTGGGGCAGCGACCATCCGCGTGCTCGCTTGGCTAAAACCTCCTCGCCCGTCGAGGTGCACGAGCAGCACGTTGAAGAACCAGCGGGCCCTGCGGTCGAAGTCCAGGTTGTCATCGGCTGCCGGCGGATCAGGCCGGGCGCGCGCTGCTGGGAAGATCCGGTCGTCGCCGGATACGGCGTAGTTTGGGCGAGGCCGCGGAGCCGCGTGGTTGCAACGTGCGGAATCTCGAAGGTGCAGCGGCGAGGACCGACAATCTGTGTCAGACCATCAACTTATGCTGGCCCCGTTCAAGTCAAGTTCTCCCTGAGAGGTCCTCAATGACTGAGGCATCACGCGTCCAGCACGTCGCCCAAGCTCTCGCAGCCATCAGCGCCAGCTCCGCGCCAAAAGAAACATTGAGGATTGAAATCAGTGGCAGCTCCCAATTGCTACCCGTCGTTGAGATTCCCCTCGACGTTCCCGTGCTGAATGCGCAAAGCTTCCGCATCGCCCCTCAGCTGGCTGACCATCCCCTCGCTGCGGAAATCGCGAAGGATCCGAATTCGGCCGAATCCCAGCGAGCGGTCGCCGAGCTTGTCCGGACATCCCACCGGTACGCAGAAGCGCTGAAAGACAGCCTCAAGGACGACGGCCAAGGCCAGCCTGGGGTCATCACCCGAAGCGGGAAGCTCATCAACGCAAACACCCGCTGCGTCCTGCTACGGGAACTCCGAGATGAGGGCCTGAGCAAGATCGCAACCATCCGAGTCGCGATCTTGCCCGTCGACTTCACCAACGAGCAAGAGCTCGAGCTCGAGAGCGTCCTGCAGAAACAACGCGAGCACAAGGACGACTACAACCTCGTCAGTGAACTTATGATGATCAAGAAGCTGCACGACGACGCGAAAATGTCTGACGCTCAGATATCGCGGCTGCTGAGGCTCGGCGGTGATGCGAAGGTCCGAGAACTGCGCGCTGCGCTGGTCCTGATGGAACGGGCACGGCGCCTGGTCGGTTCGACACCTCTTCCGCTATCGGAGTTCGTCAGTGAGCAGGACAAGAAGGAGAACTGGCTCGGCCTGCTCAGCCGCGTCCGCGGCATTGACGCAAGCGAGGGCAGAGCTGCTGGCGACGATCACGTTCGGCGTTGGCTGATCGCCTACCTGTCCGGCTGGGATTCGGTGCACATCCTGCGCCACGCTGTCGGAGACTGGGTGGAGGCCGACGTCATCGCCGACCTCGCAACCGGAAACACTACCGCGGTAAGCGTATCCGCGGCCGCCACGACGGTTTCGGCAACCGCAGGACCTACTGTCGGAGACGACCCCAGCGCGACCTCGAAACCCGGGGCCGACACCGCATCATCACCCGCGGCGCCGGCGGCCGGCGCCCCCGCGGGCGACCCAGACGGTCTCGACCTTCTCGGGGATGAGCCCGACACACCACGCGGTGCCAGTACGCTCACCGTGCAACGCGTCCTCGACATCACTGTCGCTGCGAAGAATGGCGGGGAAGTCAACATCACGCTGCCCGATGGAACGACCGCCCCTGCGGCGGACGTTCGCGCAGCGCTGTCTGAGTCCGTGAAACGGGGACTTGACGCAGTCAAGCGACGGCAAGCTGCGGGAAGCCGGATACGCCGTCCGGCGACCTCACTGACGCAGGCCCGCAACAATCTGCGCGACGCTCTCGACGCCCTCGATGAGGTCGGGGACGACGCGGGGTTCCTCGCCATACGTGAGGAGACCGTCGCGCTCGCCGACGACATTACAGGTCTGCTGAGCGAAATTAAGGCAGCGTTGGCGGAGGCCGCCGATATTCCGGCTGACGGCGACGATGAGTGATACCGCGACCCTCTCGGCGTCCCTGGCCGGCTCGCCACCGCAGTTCACTCTGCATCGTCGCGCGATTGTGGCGGAGGACTGGACCGAGATCGCCCTGACCGTGGCCGACGCCGAATCCCACATCGACGATGATGTGATCGTGTTGCCTCCAGAGAAGTTTTTCGCCGCAGTCCCGCTGCTGCGCGGACTGCTTCGGCAGTACAACATCGCATTCCGCGCCGACGACGCAGTCACCGCACTCCTGCGCCGGCACAACGACGATCGCCGCTCGTTGAACGCGGCGTTGAGGCGCCAAGGCACCGCGCCAGCGCAAGTCACGCATCAGGACGTGCGAGACGCTGGAGTCAAGCGCACCCTGCGCCAGTTTCAGCTACGCGACCTGACGCGTTTGTACGGGCTACAGCACGGAGCGAACTTCTCCGTACCTGGTGCCGGAAAGACCACAGTCACCTACGCGCTGAACACGCTCGAAAAGGCAGCCGGACGGGTTAATCGGCTGCTCGTGGTCGCGCCGCTGTCCGCGTTCGGGGCATGGGAGGAGGATGCTCACGAGGTACTTGCCGTCGCACCGACCGTCGGCCGATACACCGATACCGGCCCGCTGCCCGAGGTCGTGCTCGTCAATTACCAACGCCTCGCGCGCGCCATGCCCCGACTGTCGGCGTGGATGGCAGCCAATCACGTCCACCTCGTGGTCGATGAAGCGCACCGCGCCAAGCGCGGCGCCCTCGGAGAATGGGGGCGATCCCTGCTGCAACTCGCCCCACTCGCAGCGCGCCGGGACATCCTCACTGGCACCCCCGCACCCAACCATCCCAGAGACCTCAAAGCCATCCTTGACATCCTCTGGCCGGGCGGAGCCGCTACCGCAGCGTTGCCGGCGGACGCCCTGCGGACCGACCCTCCTGACTCCGCGATGTCGCAGATCAATCATGTGATCGCGCCGCTGTATGTACGCACCACGAAGCATGAACTGGATCTGCCCCGCGTCCGGGTTATCCCTGTGCCGGTGGAGATGGGTGAAATGCAGCAGCACATCTATGACGCGCTGCGCAGCCGCTACTCCGGACTGTTCGACGTCGACCAACGCGACGCGGCCATGTTCTCAATGCTTGGTGAAGTCACCATGTACCTGTTGCAGGCCGCATCGAGCCCTAAGCTACTCACCGCCAGCGCCGATCCCCGCGCCTATCGGTATCCGTCGCTGACAATCCCGCAGGGTTCCAGTCTGGCGCGCGTACTCAACGAATATTCCGACGTCGAGGTACCGGCGAAGATCGCCCGCGCCGCGCGCATGATCCACGCCCACGCCGCAGACGAGCGAAAAACCCTCTTGTGGTCGAACTTTCCCGCGAATCTGCTCGACCTCGAGCAGCAGCTGGCAGCCCTGCGCCCAGCCGTCGTCTACGGCGCCATACCCAGCGCCGAAGACGCCGAACCGGGTGTGCGCACCCGGGAGCGAGAAATTGAGCGGTTCCGCCACGACCCGACATGTCAGGTTTTGTTAGCTAACCCGGCCGCACTGTCGGAAGGCGTCAGCCTGCACGACGCCTGCCATGACGCGATCTACCTCGAACGGACGTTCAACGCGGGGCAGTATCTTCAGTCACTGGATAGGATCCATCGGCTCGGCCTGGAGCCGGGCGTTGAAACCCGCATCTACATTTTGACAAGCATCGGGACGATCGATGAGCGGGTCGGGCGCCGGCTGGCGGCGAAGTCGCAGCGTCTGTCCCGCATGCTCGACGACCCAGCTCTGCTGCGCATGTCGCTGCCCGACGAGGACGATCCCGGCGAGCCCCTCGATGAAGCGCTCGATTTGGAAGAAGTGCTTGCCCACCTCGGTCAGGAACCTGCATTCAACAGGGCCCTGGGCGGGATACCACAGCGGATCACCGGCCCGGGCGCCGACGGCGACCCAGGGCTAGGGTCACCTGATTAACATGGAACGAGAGGGAGGCTTGCGCAGGTGGCCGGGCGAGAACGTGCAATAGTCGGACGCGCTGCCGGGTCCGCGCCTGAGTCGAATGCATCTCACTGTCGATCCCGCAGTCTCTGGGTATGACACGAGTGCCGCCCCCGACCGAACTTGATCCGTGCCTCGTCGCGACCGCAATAACGAAATGGGCCCGCCTCGCGCCGGCGACAGGCACCGCTGAGGCCGCTTGTGGCCTCCCCGACGTACGTGGGACCAGCGACTCAGAGCGGGCAGCCCTCGCCCGGCTCGGAGCCCTTGCTGCGGCGCTCGCCGGCCGGGGGACCGCGCAATGGCCGGCAGCCTTGCAGTCCTGGGCACACCCGCTGGTAGACGGCGAAACGGTTCCCAGAGAGTTGCTCGAGCAGGTGTGTGCGCTCGCGGCAACGACGAGCGATGTGCTTGCCATGGCCTACTCCCAGATCGTGCGCGGTGTCAACCGACGCGTCCTAGGGACGTTTTTCACCCCCAGCCCTGTCGTCAGCCACATGCTTCGCCTCTGTCAGGATCTACAGCCTCAGACCGTCATCGATCCTGGCGCCGGCGTCGGCGCATTTTCACTGGCGGCCACCACAACGTGGGCGCCAGTGGACGTGCTCGCTGTGGACGTCAACGTGGTCACGCTCGGGCTGCTGGCCGCACACGAGGAACGCCTGAAATCCACCGGGATCCAAGCGAGATTGCATCTAGTCCACCAGGACTTCCTCACTTGGTCCTCCGCCATTCCAACCCTGCCGGGCCCTCGCCTGATATTGGGCAACCCGCCTTACACCCGGCACCAGCACATGACGGCACAGGACAAACAGGTCGCTCAACAAGCTGCCGGACCCTTGGTGGACAGCGGCCTGGCGGGGCTGTCGACTTACTTCCTCGCGGCGTGTATTCGAGCTCTATCGCCTGAGGACAGCCTGTGTCTGCTCCTGCCGGGAAACTGGTGTCAGGCGCGGTATGGACGCGAGGCACGCAAGTGGCTATGGACCGCCCGTGACAGAGAGGTGCGCCTGCAGTTCTTCCCCTCGACCGCTGAGGTGTTCCCGGGCACCCAGGTGACAGCGATGATTCTCTACGTCGGGCCACAGTCTGACAGCAGCACGCGCCCGTTCGCTGTTCAGAACGCAGAGATCATCGACGGAAAGGTCGCGCTGACCAACTACAAAAGGGTGGTGCGAACTGGCCCCACGCCGCCTAGGTTCACGCGACTCCACCGCATGCCGACCGATGACAGCAGCACCCTTCTGCTGAGCGATATCATCGGCGTCCGGCGCGGTGTGGCCACCGGCGCCAACCAGTTCTTCTTCATGACCGATGAGGTGAAGGAGACGTTGCCCGCTGATGTGGTCGTGCCCGCGCTACTGAGGGCTAGCCATGTCGAAGGCGATGTATTGGACGCGGCAACGTTCGCACTCAACGGTGAGCGCGGCCTACAACGGTGGTTGCTTCAAATTCCTGCTGAGCGCCCAATCACCGAGCCACCCCTTCGAAACCTGCTCGAACTTGGTGAACATAACGGGTACCACTTGCGGCACCTAACCAGCCGACGCCCGTCGTGGTATTCGGTCGAGCGGGTCGATGCGCCGGACATGTTCTTCAGCCCGTTCGCACACCGCAGCCACCGGGTCATCAGCAACGAGACAGGCGCGGTCGCATCAAACAACCTCTACGGAATCTATGTCAACGCGGACAGCGCGTGGAACAGCTCCCAGTTGGCTGAGTGGCTCCGCAGCGCCCCCGGTCAGGCCGCACTGGCTGACCGCGCCCGTGACTATCAAGGGCACTCGCATAAGCTTGAGCCCTCCGACCTACTTCGTACCCGGATTCCGGCGGCACCGCCTTAGGCTTTGATGAGGCCTCCCGCCTGGGTGCTGTTAGCCCGATTCCGGCGAGGAAGGCTCGGAGAGGTAGGCGCTGGGCAAGTCGGACTTGTCTCCGACCGGACGGCTCGAGGGCGCTCGGTCGCAGTGGACTGCAACCTCCGGATCGTCGCCGCTCGCGTTGCTAATGCCCAGACGCCTGCAGACAGGTCTAAGCCGCTAGTCGTCCTTCGCCATGGCGTGGGCGAAGTAGCTGCCGGGGCCGTAGCCGCCGTCGTAGTCATCCTCAACCCGGTCGTAGTAGTCGCCGTGCTCCTCGGGGTAGGCGCCCTCATCGGCATCGGCCAGCTCGTCATTCAGCGCCTCAACCATCTCGGCCCTGCTCGCGCCCTTGAAGTCGGCTAGGTCCAGCCCGGCCTCCTCCATCTTCTCCAGCAATCGCTGCCAACGGGCCTTCTTGAGACCGGCCCACTCCTGCCGCCAACGGACCTCGTCGTCGGCGAGCAAGCTCGGCTCAGCCGGCGCCACCCGGGTCGCATACAGCTCACGCGCCCACCGCTGCTTGTCCGGCGAGGCCAGGACCATCTGCTGGTCAGTCTTGGCGTGATGGCAGTCCTTGCACAGCAGTTGAAGGTTGGCCAGGTCGTTGGAGTCGCCGTCGATGTGATCGATCTCCTCGCCCGGCTTGCCGCACGCAACGCACTTGCCTTCGTCGCGGGCGAATACAAACTCGCGCAGCTCCGAAGTCAGCGCCCGGGCCTGCCGGTGGTAGCCACCGGCCAGCAGGTGCGCGACCCGCAGGTCGATCGCCTCGCGCACCGTCGAGTCCGCCTGGTACCGGCCGTCGCGAAGGGTCGCCCGCCAGTACCGCACGGTGTCGGCTGTCTGACTGCACAACTCGGAGCAGTACAGCTTCGGCTCGCCGTCGGGCAGTCGCTGGAGGCAGCTCGCGCAGTGGTCGTCGATGAATCGTCGGCTGATCGCACGGGTCTTGCGGCGCGAGGCTGTATACCGCTCGCCGGTGGCCTTCTGCCGGGTACGGGCGTCCTTCTTGGCGCAGTTGTTCTTGCTGGTCATGTCCACTCCGTCCCGCCGAGACCCGCGTCCTCGACGGTGGCTTGTGGGCATACCGAAGAAGGGACTCCGTACGGGCCGGTGGCCCTTGTCCATCGATGCCGGTCACCACGCGGGGGCGGCCAGCTCGGAGGCGAGCAGGTACGGCCTGCCATGCTCCAGCGTAAGCCCATCGCAGCAGCAGGTCTACTAGCGTTCACCGCAGAACTTGTCGTACTACCGAGTTTCCGCCCCGCCCGAATCCGGCGCTCAGCGTTTTCGCCAACGCCAAAGCCACTACCGCCTGCGCCGCTGAGGCTGGGCGGGTGCCTGCTCCGCGGAATCTGGCGCAGCTGTAGTGCCTGCTTCCACCGGCACGATGCTGGCTGCGCGCAGAACTCCGCTTTCGCTCATCCCGGCCGGAATCCCACCACGCATGATGAGGTTGGATGTCTAGTCACGCACTCACTCGGCCGCGCTAATCACCCTTCGGATCTCGTCGATGACCGTGTCGCCTCGACCGGCGATGCGAAGTGGAGTTGCGACGTCAAACGGTGAGTCACGAGCCATGCTTTCGATGGTCAACACGAAGCGACGGTCTGCGGTCAGGAATAGATCGCACTCCGCAAGATAGCCAGCATGTTGCGCGTCGAAGGGGCTGCTGTCCGTAACCTTGGAGACCATTTGATACCGCTGAGCCGTGAACGAGAGCCACTCGCAGGGCAT includes the following:
- a CDS encoding DEAD/DEAH box helicase, with amino-acid sequence MSDTATLSASLAGSPPQFTLHRRAIVAEDWTEIALTVADAESHIDDDVIVLPPEKFFAAVPLLRGLLRQYNIAFRADDAVTALLRRHNDDRRSLNAALRRQGTAPAQVTHQDVRDAGVKRTLRQFQLRDLTRLYGLQHGANFSVPGAGKTTVTYALNTLEKAAGRVNRLLVVAPLSAFGAWEEDAHEVLAVAPTVGRYTDTGPLPEVVLVNYQRLARAMPRLSAWMAANHVHLVVDEAHRAKRGALGEWGRSLLQLAPLAARRDILTGTPAPNHPRDLKAILDILWPGGAATAALPADALRTDPPDSAMSQINHVIAPLYVRTTKHELDLPRVRVIPVPVEMGEMQQHIYDALRSRYSGLFDVDQRDAAMFSMLGEVTMYLLQAASSPKLLTASADPRAYRYPSLTIPQGSSLARVLNEYSDVEVPAKIARAARMIHAHAADERKTLLWSNFPANLLDLEQQLAALRPAVVYGAIPSAEDAEPGVRTREREIERFRHDPTCQVLLANPAALSEGVSLHDACHDAIYLERTFNAGQYLQSLDRIHRLGLEPGVETRIYILTSIGTIDERVGRRLAAKSQRLSRMLDDPALLRMSLPDEDDPGEPLDEALDLEEVLAHLGQEPAFNRALGGIPQRITGPGADGDPGLGSPD
- a CDS encoding Eco57I restriction-modification methylase domain-containing protein translates to MLEQVCALAATTSDVLAMAYSQIVRGVNRRVLGTFFTPSPVVSHMLRLCQDLQPQTVIDPGAGVGAFSLAATTTWAPVDVLAVDVNVVTLGLLAAHEERLKSTGIQARLHLVHQDFLTWSSAIPTLPGPRLILGNPPYTRHQHMTAQDKQVAQQAAGPLVDSGLAGLSTYFLAACIRALSPEDSLCLLLPGNWCQARYGREARKWLWTARDREVRLQFFPSTAEVFPGTQVTAMILYVGPQSDSSTRPFAVQNAEIIDGKVALTNYKRVVRTGPTPPRFTRLHRMPTDDSSTLLLSDIIGVRRGVATGANQFFFMTDEVKETLPADVVVPALLRASHVEGDVLDAATFALNGERGLQRWLLQIPAERPITEPPLRNLLELGEHNGYHLRHLTSRRPSWYSVERVDAPDMFFSPFAHRSHRVISNETGAVASNNLYGIYVNADSAWNSSQLAEWLRSAPGQAALADRARDYQGHSHKLEPSDLLRTRIPAAPP
- a CDS encoding HNH endonuclease signature motif containing protein, encoding MTSKNNCAKKDARTRQKATGERYTASRRKTRAISRRFIDDHCASCLQRLPDGEPKLYCSELCSQTADTVRYWRATLRDGRYQADSTVREAIDLRVAHLLAGGYHRQARALTSELREFVFARDEGKCVACGKPGEEIDHIDGDSNDLANLQLLCKDCHHAKTDQQMVLASPDKQRWARELYATRVAPAEPSLLADDEVRWRQEWAGLKKARWQRLLEKMEEAGLDLADFKGASRAEMVEALNDELADADEGAYPEEHGDYYDRVEDDYDGGYGPGSYFAHAMAKDD